Proteins encoded by one window of Lasioglossum baleicum chromosome 4, iyLasBale1, whole genome shotgun sequence:
- the Ggamma1 gene encoding guanine nucleotide-binding protein subunit gamma-1 → MDMVITNLQQQRQITEQFRREAALKRITVSKAVEDIMKYITEHEQEDCLLVGFSSQKSNPFREKSSCTIL, encoded by the coding sequence ATGGATATGGTGATCACAAATTTGCAACAACAACGTCAAATTACAGAGCAGTTTCGTCGTGAAGCTGCTTTGAAGAGGATCACGGTCAGCAAAGCTGTAGAGGACATCATGAAATACATCACCGAGCATGAGCAAGAAGATTGTTTGCTGGTTGGCTTCTCGTCGCAGAAGTCTAATCCCTTTCGTGAAAAAAGTTCGTGTACCATTCTTTAA